The DNA region ACCACCCCGGCTGCCTTCGTAAATGCCTGTACTATAGGCAACAGCGAATACGTAGCAAGAGCCGGCGCCTCATCTGTCTTTGTCCACATAATCTTTGCTTCTTGTCTTGTCATGACTTCCTCCTCTTGAAATAAAAAAAGCCCGTCATCATTTTGATGACTGGCTTATAATCTAACTGGTTTCTCTTGAGAACACAAAAACCATTCAGCGTATCCGCTAGTTTGATTTGCATTATATTTAACATTTCTTAATGTGTCAAGAAATATTATTGGGTACTTTACTGAGAAACCAGGGTCTGAATTATATAATCACCTTCAATTCTAATCTCCATATTATCTATAATCTCAATTGAATACCAATAATCCTGATTACCTCTTCACCCTTTTTATTGATAACTTTTTGATATAATACAATAATTTTATCAGATGAAAGAAGATATACCGCCAGTTTATGACGGACAAACACAAAATGACTCGAAGTTTATATCTTCAGAATAATTGTTTTGGTTGGGTATTTTCCATGATCACGAAGATAAACCCGGCTAAAAAGCATATGGAAATATCAGTTGACAGATAAAATATTATACTGCTAAAGTAGCACTATAAGTAGTCAGTTGCCAATGCAGGAATTCGTTACATGAATGCGAGTGAAAAGGTTTCAGAAATCCTTCGCCGTCTGAAGCTTGAGTATCCTGAGCCTGGAACAGAACTAAAATTTAATACACCATTCGAGCTTCTCGTCGCCACCATACTCTCTGCTCAGACCACAGATATTCAGGTCAATAAAGTCACTGAGGGTCTTTTTAACAAATATAAAACGATCAGAGATTATGCAAAAGCACCCGGAGATATTTTTCAAAAGGACATAAGCTCTGTCAACTTTTATAAAACTAAGGCGAGAAACATACAGGCCTCAGCCAGCATGTTAATAGATAAGTTTTCCGGAGAGGTCCCATCAACTTTGGAAGAACTTACATTACTCCCCGGTGTGGCACGCAAGACGGCAAATATAATCCTGTACAATGCATTCAGGATAAATGAGGGCATTGCCGTTGATACCCATGTCAAGAGGGTATCATACAGGCTGGGTCTCACAGAATATAATGATCCGGTACGGATAGAGAAGGACCTTATGGGGATTACAAAACAACGGGAATGGGGAAATTTAACTCATTTGCTGATATCACATGGCAGGGCAATATGTCATGCTAAGAAGCCTAAACACAGCAAGTGCATACTATATGATATATGCCCGTCAAGAGAAACATAGCTGGTGAACCTTGATCAGAAAGTGTAACTGACAGGAAGGGGGGATTTCAGGTTAAATTTCTTGAGCCAAAACATAAGACAGGCCTTGTGATAGTCATCACTGGCAATGGTAAGGGGAAAACGACATCTGCGCTCGGTATGGCACTGCGGGCTGCAGGTTATAAGATGAGGGTCTGCGTTACATGCTTCATAAAAGGTGATTTATACTCCGGAGAGTTTGATGGCATCAAGAGGCTGAGCCCAGAAATTGAAATTCATGTGACAGGCAGAGGATTTGTAAATATAGGAAGCAGCCCTTATTCCTTTGAAGAACACAGGACAAGCGCTCAGAATGGATTAATTCTCGCAATGGGAAAGATGGCATCAGGAACCATTGACATACTGATACTCGATGAAATACACAATGCCATTGATCTCGGGCTTGTGGACCTGTCTCAAATCCTTGATCTGATAGATACTAAACCCGAATTTATGCACCTCATTCTGACAGGCCGGGGTGCACATCAGGAGGTGATAGAAAAGGCACATACAGTTACAGAGATGAAAGAAATCAAGCATTCATTTTCACTGGGAATAGAACCTCAAAAGGGCATAGATTATTAGTCCTGACACATATATTTATCTATGACGTCATAAATAATTGCGCATTATTCAAATGTATTGTCATTCCCGCGAAAGTGGGAATCCAGTGTATCTGTATGGACTCCTGCCGGAGTTTACCCCGTACTTGATACGGGGCAGGAATGACGATACGATGATAATGAGAAGTTATTAAGGTCGCTTTATATAGTTTCATGCGGATAATATATTTTCGGATAATTAATAGGGGGGTTGTATTGGAAGCTATTATAAGTTGTGATATAATAAAGTTGCATCTTCATTCATATTCGTATCGTGAGCAGAGAGGTGGAATTCATATATGATCGCAAAAGAATTCAAGAATGAGATAAAGATTCACGTTGAGGCAAGATATCCTGTCTTATGGCTGGTCTCATTTGAAGAAAGACGGGTTGAAAAGCTCCTTGAAGGTCTGGCTGCTGAGACTGATTTTAAATACTGGTGCTGGTCTGTATCAAGGGGGCTTTACAGCGGAGAAAAGAAAAAATGGGAGGCGCTTGGAAGGGAAAAGGTGCTGACAACAATTGATGAAAAGATCTCCAAGGGTCAGAACGATAACAATCTCTTTCTATTGAAAGACATCTCAGGATATTTTCACTCCCATGAATTTCTCCGCAAATTCAGGGATCTGCCAGCCATTATAGATGAGAATCAGCCACTTAATACCGTATGCATACTCTCTCCAACACTCACGGAAATACCTCCAGAACTGGACGAAGATATAGTGGTAATAGAATTATCACTTCCTGACTATGACGAGATTGAGGAGATTGTTACAACCACTTTTGGCAAGCTCATTCCAGAGAAATGGTTTCCCTCAACCAGGGCAATATTATATAAATCGCTTCAGGGACTTTCCATGGACAACATCCGAAGGGTAGTAAGAAAGGCCATCACCCAGAATAACGGAAAACTTACTGAAGACTGCATAGCATTTATCCAGGAAGAGAAGCAACAGATAATAAAAAAACAGAAGACACTGGATTATTATACTCACAAGGAAACTATTGAACATATAGGCGGCTTGGGAGAGATCAAGAAATGGTTTATAGAAAGGGAACATGTGTTTCGTCTCAGCAAGGAGAGGATTGACACCCTCGGACTTGATATCCCGAGGGGGCTACTGTTAATCGGCGTCCCTGGTTCCGGAAAGAGTCTTTGCTGTAAGGCCCTTGCAGGAATATGGAACCTTCCTCTGCTAAGACTTGATGTCGGAAGATTGTTTGGGTCTACAGTTGGTGAATCTGAAAAGAATATAAGAAAATGCATCCAGCTTGCCGAGGCCGTGAGCCCCTGCATTCTCTGGATTGACGAGATTGACAAGGCATTTGGAGGAGTGGGAGGATATCAGGGAGATTCCGGGACGCAGCTCAGGGTTTTTGGAACATTTGTTACGTGGCTTCAGGAAAAAGAAAAGCCTGTGTTCGTTATAGCAACTGCGAATGAACCAAAAAACCTGCCTCCGGAGTTATGGAGGAAAGGGAGGTATGATGAGGTATTTTTCGTAGACCTTCCAAGTGTCGAAGAGAGAGAAGAGATATTCAAGATCCATATGGAGAGCAGGGGACAGAAGACGATACCGGCTGATTTAAGGGAGTATGCCCAGAACAGCCATGGTTATACGGGTGCAGAGATAGAACAGGCGGTGAAGGATTCCATTGTAACTACCTTTAACAGGATACATGAAGGCAAAGGGGATGAAGCTGCTGAAGAGACGATCAGCGAACTTTCCGGTCTCGATGTGAATAAGGCTACAGTTCTTTCTTCTATCAGGAGTATAACACCGCTTTCAATCCTTAAAAAGGAAGAGATAGACGAGCTGAGAAAATGGAGTCACAGGAGGGCGAGACCTGCTTCCCGCTCCCTTTTCCTGCAGAGGGTAGAAAATCTTGGAGCTCAGGAAAAGAGGAATATTGCCATTCACGAGGCGTCTCACACGATCATGATGTGGCACCATTTCCGGAAAACTCCTGTATACATCAGCCTGGACACATACAAGGATTACACAGTCTATCTGCCTCATACGGATTCACTGGAACATACTTTTACCAAAAAAGAGCTTGAGAAAGAGATCGGGATCATACTTTCAGGCATGGTAGCTGAAGAGGAGATTATTGGATTTGACTCCAAGACGGTTGGCGCATCACACGACCTGATTGCAGCAACTGTTATCGCAAGAAAGATGGTCGTTGAGTTCGGCTTTGGTGACATAATAAAGAACACCAGTCTTATAGCACTTCAGGACTTTGCACTGACATCAGGCAAAGAGATATTTGACGACGTACAAAAAATACTTGAGGGTGCAAAGGCAGAGACAGAAGCTGTAATAAAAAAGAACAGTGAAGTTATAATGAGCCTTGTTAAAGAATTAGAGAAAGATGTGCTGTTAAATGGAGAGGCGCTGATAAAATTTTTCAGCAGTCATCAACTATTGAATTAAGGATCAAAACAGGGATCGGACAATGTCATTTTATTGTGTAATTAAAACTGAATTATCCAAGAAAAAGTATGTAATAGCTGCACTTGCAGAGATGCAGCGCAAGGGTGAGATAACCAGCTATGTGGTAAACAAAAAAAAGGAAAAGATTGAGGTAGACAGGGGCGGAGAGATTGTTACTGTAAGCAGGGCAAACGAAAACAGCAATTTCGAGATCGGCGGAATCTCCCGACCTGCCCGTGAGATCAGTGACCGTATGAAGCAGTTATATGCTTATGAATCTATTAAAGACAACCTGCCTCTTGATTTTGAGATCGCAAAGGAGACAGAAGAGGCCGGCGAAATAGTTATTATGCTGAAAGGGTAATATTTAGGAGAGACTCTGAACCAGGTTCAAATGACAGGTTGTTAAGATTAAACCTGGCGCAATATCTTCGAGAGTATAAACTATGGACAAACAGATTAAGATACGGATTACCAAGGACGGGAAGGTAGAGGTAGACTCCTCGGTATTTAAGGACTGCATGGAAGTTGCGGACAAATTGAAAGATCTCCTGGGAAGTGTTGAGAAGATGGATGTAAAGGATGAGACTGAAATAGCCCTTGACAAGAGTTTGAGAATTGACAGGGATTAATATAGCCAATAGACAGTGTTCAAATGAATCATGATGTTATCATTAACGTACATTCAGTAATACCTGTATCAAGGATAAACGGCCCCGGTAAAAGAATGGTTGTTTTCTTTCAGGGCTGCAGAAACAAATGTGCCGGATGTTTTAATCCGGAGACACATCCTTTCATCCGGATTGCTGAATATCATCCCGGAACCATATTTACAAAGTTCTACCGTCCTGGTATTGAGGGTCTTACTGTAAGCGGCGGTGATCCATTTTATCAGCGAAGGGGGCTGTTACAACTCCTTAGAAGCGCCAGGGAAGACTACGGCCTCTCAACTGTTGTTTATACCGGATTCGAATATGAAATGCTTGCAGCCTCAACCATATGCAGAACTATTTTCAGCTATACAGACGTGCTCATTGACGGGAGATTCGATGAAACAAAGATAGAACCTACCATGCTTGCCCGTGGATCAACTAATCAGAGGCTGCACTTCCTGAGCAACAGATACAC from Nitrospirota bacterium includes:
- the nth gene encoding endonuclease III, whose protein sequence is MNASEKVSEILRRLKLEYPEPGTELKFNTPFELLVATILSAQTTDIQVNKVTEGLFNKYKTIRDYAKAPGDIFQKDISSVNFYKTKARNIQASASMLIDKFSGEVPSTLEELTLLPGVARKTANIILYNAFRINEGIAVDTHVKRVSYRLGLTEYNDPVRIEKDLMGITKQREWGNLTHLLISHGRAICHAKKPKHSKCILYDICPSRET
- a CDS encoding cob(I)yrinic acid a,c-diamide adenosyltransferase is translated as MIVITGNGKGKTTSALGMALRAAGYKMRVCVTCFIKGDLYSGEFDGIKRLSPEIEIHVTGRGFVNIGSSPYSFEEHRTSAQNGLILAMGKMASGTIDILILDEIHNAIDLGLVDLSQILDLIDTKPEFMHLILTGRGAHQEVIEKAHTVTEMKEIKHSFSLGIEPQKGIDY
- a CDS encoding AAA family ATPase, coding for MIAKEFKNEIKIHVEARYPVLWLVSFEERRVEKLLEGLAAETDFKYWCWSVSRGLYSGEKKKWEALGREKVLTTIDEKISKGQNDNNLFLLKDISGYFHSHEFLRKFRDLPAIIDENQPLNTVCILSPTLTEIPPELDEDIVVIELSLPDYDEIEEIVTTTFGKLIPEKWFPSTRAILYKSLQGLSMDNIRRVVRKAITQNNGKLTEDCIAFIQEEKQQIIKKQKTLDYYTHKETIEHIGGLGEIKKWFIEREHVFRLSKERIDTLGLDIPRGLLLIGVPGSGKSLCCKALAGIWNLPLLRLDVGRLFGSTVGESEKNIRKCIQLAEAVSPCILWIDEIDKAFGGVGGYQGDSGTQLRVFGTFVTWLQEKEKPVFVIATANEPKNLPPELWRKGRYDEVFFVDLPSVEEREEIFKIHMESRGQKTIPADLREYAQNSHGYTGAEIEQAVKDSIVTTFNRIHEGKGDEAAEETISELSGLDVNKATVLSSIRSITPLSILKKEEIDELRKWSHRRARPASRSLFLQRVENLGAQEKRNIAIHEASHTIMMWHHFRKTPVYISLDTYKDYTVYLPHTDSLEHTFTKKELEKEIGIILSGMVAEEEIIGFDSKTVGASHDLIAATVIARKMVVEFGFGDIIKNTSLIALQDFALTSGKEIFDDVQKILEGAKAETEAVIKKNSEVIMSLVKELEKDVLLNGEALIKFFSSHQLLN
- a CDS encoding radical SAM protein, with the protein product MNHDVIINVHSVIPVSRINGPGKRMVVFFQGCRNKCAGCFNPETHPFIRIAEYHPGTIFTKFYRPGIEGLTVSGGDPFYQRRGLLQLLRSAREDYGLSTVVYTGFEYEMLAASTICRTIFSYTDVLIDGRFDETKIEPTMLARGSTNQRLHFLSNRYTEKDLVMPGKIELIVGPEGTITQTGFSKVA